In Sciurus carolinensis chromosome 8, mSciCar1.2, whole genome shotgun sequence, the genomic stretch TGTTAATTGAATTTAATATGTAGTTTGTTTCAAACCAGAGATTAgtattttaatagaataaaagtagTATTAACACTAAAATGGTTGAAGTTAATAACTTAAAAGACTATTTCCATGACCTTAGAAAGTTTTGGCATCTTTCTGCTCATACAAATCATAATGCGTCATTCATCACCATCTTTGACTTCTTGATTCATCCttatttcatgatattttttctttaaaagttgtttttaagcTAGCTTGTTTGTGGTAGCTGTAGGTGTCAAAGGGAATGTAAGTGACtaagtttagaaataaaatcattccagtAAACTCTTacccaaattaaattttaaataaacatgattttCTTATACACatgaataaatttctaattttgagttattaggaagaaaaagtcattttacatataaccttgtattttatatatgacttcatacacacacatgatgATAACTAAAAATTCTCTGGACTTAATTTCTGAGATTTTTATAAGTTTTGGTTAAATAAATCTGTCAAGCTTAAtaattttgcagtgctgagatcTAACCCAGGATCTTGCATATTCTAAGCAAgggctttacaactgagctacatacGTACTCAACTCTTGATATTAATAtgccttttttccctctttctgcaGAGTGTATATAAGTGTGACTTCCTGAACTTACAACTTCAGCAGCCACTCCAGCTTGCACAAGATGCTATAGATGCTTTCCTGAAGCAGTTGAAAAATCCTATTGATTCGCTTCCTGGAGAGCTTTTCCATGtggttgttttctctctccttctttcctattttccatCACCCTACCAGCGATGGATTTGCTGCAAGAAAGCCCACGAACTATTAGTGTTAAATGGTTTATTACTTATCATCACACCTGATTCCTCCCATCAGAACCGTCACGCTATGATGATGAAAAGCTGGAAGATTGCTATAGAGTCCTTGGGTTTTAAACGCTTCAAGTATTCAAAATTTTCACATATGCATCTGATGGCATTTAGGAAAATTTCCCTAAAAACCACAAGTGACTTGGTTAGTAGGAACTACCCAGGGATGTTATATATTCCTCAAGATTTCAACAGTATAGAAGATGAGGAATATTCTAACCCTTCCTGCTATGTTCGATCAGATATAGAAGATGAACAATTAGCGTACGGTTTCACAGAACTCCCTGATGCTCCATATGACTCCGATTCTGGAGAAAGTcaagccagctccattcctttcTATGAGCTAGAGGATCCCATATTACTTTTAAGTTAATATAAAAGCAAAAGGCCCTTTCAGTCCAGACTTCTAAACTGATTTGCTTACACTAATCTGAAATACTAACATGAACTCAATACTTAAAACCTGGTTTGCATAGAAGAAATGCAAAGGTTTACAgagtttgctatttttttctacttctggattttaaaatttattcttatataGAAAGCTTAAAGTTTCATGCAGAATGACTCCTGTCATAGCAGAAACCACTGTTACTTTAGCATTTCGCACTAAGATATAGAAGGTACCTTTTTCTTTAGTGCTATTGTGAAAAATGAAGCATAATTTGctctatattttccttttcttcagttgTTCAGTGTTGACTTTATACCATTGCAATGGGAAACTTTAAGATATGTAGAAAGCTGTAGATTGCACTTTGATGACTCTTGAGTTAAATATGATACAGAGCTAGAttggtttagtttttttctgatgcacttatcatttttttttcctagctaaATTGTTATCTGTTACAGAAAGCCATTTTATATTCAGTTTCATCTGATGATCCAATAGTTCCTgaactttttggaattggtgatagctctttttgctttcttcttctgttaagctCATTTGGCAGCATCAGACATCAGGGGAGAGATTTCCTCAAAAGTATGTATTCTAATTTCATTAGCACAATACAAGAAACACCATTGCCAAAGTAGTATTTTGATATCTTTTCTTGTTGATTTGGGCCTTGGTGTTAAGTGTGTTAATCTGTGAGAATTTACTTTAACTCCTTTAAAATTTAGGTTTCatttacaaagtttttttttttaagcaaggaaCAATGTATAATACTCATTACTGACTGAAAACACCTTTGTGAAAGGGTTTGCACTTGTAAGAGAGTTTATGTTCTGTTGAGACCAACTTTAATAGGGTCCCCACCTTTCCATTAAGGAGTTGCTGCACTACATGTTTGGAATTacacagaaaaatttgaaataatcctCTGCTGATAATTTCAAAATGGTTTTGAATTTTTGGTATCCTAGTTTCTTTCTAAAGCCTAgcagaaaattttctttgaatacaTAAAACATTAGTTGGCTGTGGGAATTTTCCCTTTCCACATTGATAAATGCCTTTCTGTGTTTCTGAATCAGAAGCAAATGATTAAGGAGAAATATGTCCAAACAAGACAAGTTTAAACAGCTAAGAACATTTAGTGCACATTGTCTTGTCAGCCAGCAATTGTCATGTAAACTGTCATTTTTAAGAGTGCCactgtgtggattttttttcaagtGGTTATTACATTAAAATTACCTCATACTGAGGTTTTTGCACTGAAATATCACAGTTTCAGATTTCATGGTTAatgttgtgtgtgtgcgtgtgtgtgtattttaaccAGAAACTTGCATTTTCAATAGCTGATCCTAAATTTCATAAACTGCACTTCTTTACTCTGATAATACTGATGTTTTTGTCCTTATTGTGAATTGCTGTAGTTACCTTTGAATgtc encodes the following:
- the Bmt2 gene encoding S-adenosylmethionine sensor upstream of mTORC1 isoform X1; the encoded protein is MEPGADGRRSARGQGAGPPSTPQPREQERKLEQEKLSGVVKSVHRRLRKKYREVGDFDKIWREHCEDEETLCEYAVAMKNLADNHWAKTCEGEGRIEWCCSVCREYFQNGGKKKALEKDEKRAVLATKTTPALNMHESSKLEGHLTNLSFTNPEFITELLQASGKIRLLDVGSCFNPFLKFEEFLTVGIDIVPAVESVYKCDFLNLQLQQPLQLAQDAIDAFLKQLKNPIDSLPGELFHVVVFSLLLSYFPSPYQRWICCKKAHELLVLNGLLLIITPDSSHQNRHAMMMKSWKIAIESLGFKRFKYSKFSHMHLMAFRKISLKTTSDLVSRNYPGMLYIPQDFNSIEDEEYSNPSCYVRSDIEDEQLAYGFTELPDAPYDSDSGESQASSIPFYELEDPILLLS
- the Bmt2 gene encoding S-adenosylmethionine sensor upstream of mTORC1 isoform X2, which gives rise to MKNLADNHWAKTCEGEGRIEWCCSVCREYFQNGGKKKALEKDEKRAVLATKTTPALNMHESSKLEGHLTNLSFTNPEFITELLQASGKIRLLDVGSCFNPFLKFEEFLTVGIDIVPAVESVYKCDFLNLQLQQPLQLAQDAIDAFLKQLKNPIDSLPGELFHVVVFSLLLSYFPSPYQRWICCKKAHELLVLNGLLLIITPDSSHQNRHAMMMKSWKIAIESLGFKRFKYSKFSHMHLMAFRKISLKTTSDLVSRNYPGMLYIPQDFNSIEDEEYSNPSCYVRSDIEDEQLAYGFTELPDAPYDSDSGESQASSIPFYELEDPILLLS